In the Panthera leo isolate Ple1 chromosome C2, P.leo_Ple1_pat1.1, whole genome shotgun sequence genome, aagaaagaaagaaagaaaggagggagggaaggagggaaggaaagaaggaaggaaggaaggaagggaggaagggaggaaggaaggaagagaaactacTCAAATATAGATTTACCAGagcaaaatagtaaataaattgtGCTCTAGTTATACAATGGGCTACTTTGTagcaatgaaaacaacaaaactaacgTTACATGCAACAACAAAGATGCATCTATCTCACAGAGACAGTGATGTACAAAGTATTTCAGGGGAGAAAAGTGCTGGTATActttatgatttcattcatatgacaTCCAAAACAGGCAAACTTCTAGGCAGGAATACTAACTGGTGGGTCAAGAGAAAATCTGGGCAGCTTGGGTGTAATCGATCTAGGTAGTCTGTGAATTAAAGCAAAATATCACTAATTTGTACAGTTAAGATTTGGGTATTTTACAATAtgctttaaacaacaacaacaaaaagcaaatgaaatgatgGCTTATGAGCTTCTCTAAACTAAGAAAACTATTTGAGCCGGTTCTTCCTTTAAATCCTCAGATACATTCATAGAGATACCCATGTCTGTGGAAGGCATGATCCTTACCTATAAGAACCCTAGAGTGCATTCATCCATTTGACtcttcctcattgattttctACTTCCTGCTAGTATTTGCACAGCAGTCAACAAGTCCAGCTGGGAAAATGCATCATCTGATAATTGCTTATAAGCTCCACAAAAGCTGAACAGTGCATTTGATGCCATGAAAGgtgaaaaagaatttagatgCTCAGTTGAAGAGCGTATCTGGCAGGACTCAACCAGGATTTGAATCAGCCTTGCACATAGGTGATTCAGTTCTCCAAGTAAGCTGAAGGACTTTTTGCTTCGCTTCATGCTTTCTCCACTCTGTCTTTTTATACCTATATTTTTGGAGATTCTGAagaccttcttttttaaaaaattttttttattagttttctttatttttgagaggcagagagagactgagtgtgtaggggggaggggcagagagagagggagacacagaatctgaagcaggctccaggctctgagctgtcagcccagagcccgatgtggggcccgaactcaggaaccatgagatcaagacctgagccaaagtcggttgctcaaccgactgagccacccaggcgcccctgaagaccTTCTAAGTGTTAACAGCCTCTTACTGAATTTCATGGAGAATTAGGCATTTTTTTCTCAGCATCTAAGATCTTAATAAGCATTTCATATCTTAGCAGATACAAGTTAGCTgttttctgaaatagaaaaaaaataaacacacaaagagaATACAAGGACAAAACTATTATAGTAAGAGTGAAGATATATATAGAAGAATTTAGGTAAAAATTGGATAAAAATGGAGGGAAGTCTAAGATAAATTGTATATGTTTCCTTATTTCACTGCTCAGAACTTAGCGGGAATTGAGAGGAACTGAGGCAAGTGATACTGGAAAATTGATTGAATAAGAGGGTAAATAATAGATTagtggaaagggaggaaaaggtgTCTATGAGGCAGAGAGGCAGATGTAATCTATATTTTTGGGTAGATGATATGCAAGAAAGGGGCTCGGGATGTGAAAAGAaggaattttgaatttatttttttaatgctgcttATGAAATACATTTTGATTACTCTGATTTGCCTTTAACATTTGAATAATATTACTTCATGTTGTTAACCCAAATACTGATTTTCTAAGCTAGTATGCAAAatcaaaaaagagaatattttgtaTGATGTTCCatgttataaaataatagaaCGAAGACGACtctctttcaactttttttttttcctgaacttctCTACTGATGTTCACAGCAGGTGAACGGATACTCCCAGGCTTtcaaatgtttctcttctttggctttgaaaaaaaacTTTACCATGAGGTATTAGGTGCCTTTAAAAGGATATAATAAATTGTGCCGAATTGAATTTAaccaatttctttcatttaattataaGTGAAGAACGACAATTCAAGGAAAGCCAGAGATGATGCAAtccttaattttaaaacacaacacTAGCAACTGTGTTATGCAATATGCCTGGTTATGAGGAATTTTATTTAGCCTGGGATGTTCAGACTTTGAAAGTGCAGCGATCCTTTCTCATAAAAAGGATGCAGTATGTTTAAGGGGCACCATGACTACATAGCAATGCAAGCTCAAACACTTTGATGAGTTCGAGGGCCTCTTCATGTCAGGATCGTGTCAGACAGGTAACACACAGAATGACACAAAACTAGGTAGCATGTGTTTTTATCACCTGGTCTGCTCAGGGCGTGTAAGTATCGCTCTACGCATGCTGAAATTCACACTCAAGATCTTCTATTGAACAGAGAAACAACTCATCACCCGCGACACCATGAGCCATCACAGCAACTACTATGGAGGCCTGGGCTACGGCTACGGAGGCTTTGGGGGCCCAGGCTATGGTTGTGGCTGGGGATGTGGAAGTTTCCCTGGACTGGGCTGTGGCTGGAGCTGGAGAAGCCACAGATACGGCTGCTGCCTCCCACTGTGTTATGGAGGATATGGGTTCTCTGGCTTCTACTAAACGACTGTGCCAGTAAATCAACATCTGAAATTATAAGGGACTTCCCCAAATTGATGTTCAGTATATGAACTTCCAATATCACGATGGGATTATTTGCACGAAAGTACTTGGCTTCtcagaattttgaatttttcaattAATGCCTACATCTTCAACATAACTCTAGAATCTTCTTCTGTTTTGCTCTTATAACGCATTGGATTATCTGTTCACCTgctaataaaatgttaaatttgaaaacaaaatatggtttttgttttgttcatggaACTCAGTTATGTGGAAGCGAtgtgctgttttaatttttagccCTATAAGACATGTCAGTAGACTGTGGACTGTTACCCGATTAAGTGTGAAACGATAGAGCCTGACAACTGGATTTTACCTGCTGTACACATTGAGAATCTCTAAGATTCAGAGGGGACTGACTGAAAGGACAGTTGCACTAAATTGTCAATGAGGGAAGCTTggcttagaataaaaaaatttttttttcatatacttcacAAACATGGATGCagctaaatttaaaaactaacaattctagaccaaaatgaaaaaaaatgtcgCAAAAGGTtaacaatttaatatttttcaatctCTTGCTTTTACTTTGATAATATTTAGATTTAAGTCAGTAACAGCATCATAtctatttatcaaatatatgtgtTTTAGGTTATTCAACTCACATTTTTCAATTTAGTACAATGcataataattccatttatttagaaatttattggttgttttattttaagcataatCAAATGATAATAGATCAAACCATATCACTAGGCTCATTATGAAAGTAAACCACCTTTCcaagaatttttgtattttgaacgATTTCACCCCGTGTGTCGTATTATTTTGCACATTATATCATTTGACATTTGCATCAAGGAGCTGATATCTATACCTCAGTAATGAATTGGGCAAGGTTTTTCCTGTGAGGTCATTTAACTCaaaatatgttaactaaaatttttaGTTAGCTTTCCTATATTCTCATTGCATCTTCATGACCAGACATAAGAATTGTTtcaatccaggggcacctgggtggctcagtcggttaagaga is a window encoding:
- the LOC122230199 gene encoding keratin-associated protein 19-8-like, with the protein product MSHHSNYYGGLGYGYGGFGGPGYGCGWGCGSFPGLGCGWSWRSHRYGCCLPLCYGGYGFSGFY